In Streptomyces sannanensis, the DNA window GACGAGCAACGCCACGCCGTCGAAGCGGTACGGAGCAACGGTGCCGACCCGGCGGGCCGGGAGTGCGCGGGCCGGTACCACACGACGCTGTACGAGTCTCGCCCTCGCTGATGCCGGGCCTCGGTCCGATGCACCCAGCAGGTGATCGTCGGCGCTGAAGAGCTGGAACCCGTACGAGCCCCGTCAGCCGCCGGCCCCGAAGTTCTGCGTCCACCAGGGGCCACCGGGGCCGAAGTGGATGCCGATGCCGACGTCCTTGAAGGCGCAGTTGAGGATGTTCGCCCGGTGGCCGGGGCTGTCCATCCACGACTTCATCACCTGCTCGGGGCTCTTCTGGCCCACGGCGATGTTCTCGCCATACGTACTCCACTCATAGCCGGTGACGGTGATGCGCCGACCGGGGTCGGTGCCGTCGGGATTGGTGTGGGAGAAGAAGCCGCGGGCCGCCATGTCGTCGGAGTGCCGCTGGGCCGCGGTGCGCAGGTGACTGTCGGCGCGCAGCGGTCCGCAGCCATGCTTCTCCCGCTCGCGGTTGAGCAGGGCGATGACCTGCCGCACGTACGAAGACTGGCCGTTGGCGCGAACCGGCGCCGCGGCGCCCCTGGCCGGGGCGGGACGGCCCAGAGGTGACGTCGCGGGCGTGGGTGACGCGGACGTCCTCCAGCCGGCTCTGGCCACGGGGCCGCGCGCGGGGGAGGCCGAGGTCGGTGTCACCGGCGGGTCCGCATCGGGGGTACGCGGCGCCTCCGCGGAACGCACGACCTCCCGGCTCCTGTCCGGAGCACCCACCGAGAAGGTGACGACACCGGCCCCGGTGGCCAGTACCGCACCCCCGGCGATCAGCACCATCCTGCGCCGGGGGCGCAGTCGATGGCGACGGGCGGCCCGAGGCGTGGTCCGCGCTGTGAGGCCGACGGCGGTCCGGGCCGCGCGATCCGTCCGGTCCGGCGCGATCGGGAGAGCCGCCGGCGGCACCAGAGCCAGCCCGATGAGCAACTCCTCGGCCGGTATCAGGCCGGAAGAGTGCCCGGAACACGCCGTGCACCCGCGGCCGACGATGTTGTACACCAGCGGCAGGTACTCGGCGACGAGTTCGTCCTGGACCCACTGGTCGCCGGCCTGCGCCGCCGTGATCATCGAGGCGCCGCTTTCACTGCTCACGGTCTGTCCACTCTCTCCGTCGGCCTGCATGTCGTTCCTGCACCGCTTGGGAGATCGTGCGACGCGGCCGCGACGACAGGAACCGCAGTACGGGTGATCTGATGGGCCGAAAGCCTGGTGATCCGGCGTCGGCGCTGGTCAGCCCGGGGGGCGCTGGGAAAGGATGCATGCGGCGGACGGCCCCCGTGCCCCCATCCGGAGGCATCGCCGCCGATGCCCGGGCGTCGTTCCGCGTACTCGCGGACGACCGACGGGGCCACAGCCAGAGCGGACCGGCGCCCGGCCACCGCAAGACCGCGCTCGCACA includes these proteins:
- a CDS encoding CAP domain-containing protein; translated protein: MSSESGASMITAAQAGDQWVQDELVAEYLPLVYNIVGRGCTACSGHSSGLIPAEELLIGLALVPPAALPIAPDRTDRAARTAVGLTARTTPRAARRHRLRPRRRMVLIAGGAVLATGAGVVTFSVGAPDRSREVVRSAEAPRTPDADPPVTPTSASPARGPVARAGWRTSASPTPATSPLGRPAPARGAAAPVRANGQSSYVRQVIALLNREREKHGCGPLRADSHLRTAAQRHSDDMAARGFFSHTNPDGTDPGRRITVTGYEWSTYGENIAVGQKSPEQVMKSWMDSPGHRANILNCAFKDVGIGIHFGPGGPWWTQNFGAGG